From the genome of Vicia villosa cultivar HV-30 ecotype Madison, WI linkage group LG2, Vvil1.0, whole genome shotgun sequence, one region includes:
- the LOC131649476 gene encoding uncharacterized protein LOC131649476, whose amino-acid sequence MVDATGRSSLSPLHKCTAVIRMLAYGTSVDSVDDYLRICETTTLKCVDKFTRGVISIFGAQYLRRPNAKYIERLMRMGEARGFPSMLGSIDCMHWEWKNCPVALKGQYVRAGSNNDINVLNQSNVFNDVLQGRAPKIHYTIDRTGYNKDYYLTYGIYHEWTTFVKSIPMPQGDKRKLFAPHQEWARKDNERAFGVLQSQFAIICNPTRSWHLDTLRRIMNTYIILHNMIVEDERATYGENFDFSYDHLNNDLTILPNDSNIDFQEFLRRRFDVRDKQIHRRLQQDLIEHI is encoded by the exons ATGGTCGATGCAACTGGTAGGTCAAGTCTTTCGCCATTACATAAATGCACTGCTGTTATTCGCATGTTAGCTTATGGAACATCTGTTGATAGTGTGGATGACTATTTGAGAATTTGTGAAACCACGACACTAAAATGTGTTGATAAGTTTACAAGAGGAGTGATCAGCATCTTTGGGGCACAATATTTGCGAAGGCCCAATGCTAAATACATTGAACGCCTAATGCGAATGGGGGAAGCACGAGGATTTCCAAGCATGTTAGGGAGCATTGATTGTATGCATTGGGAATGGAAAAATTGCCCAGTTGCATTGAAAGGGCAATATGTTCGAG CCGGTTCAAACAACGATATTAATGTGTTGAACCAATCAAATGTCTTCAACGATGTTCTGCAAGGACGAGCTCCCAAGATTCATTATACAATCGATCGTACTGGATATAACAAGGACTATTATCTAACATATGGTATTTATCATGAATGGACCACGTTTGTGAAAAGTATCCCGATGCCACAAGGTGATAAGAGAAAATTGTTTGCCCCACATCAAGAATGGGCAAGAAAAGATAATGAACGAGCATTTGGAGTTCTTCAATCCCAATTTGCGATCATATGTAACCCAACACGATCTTGGCACTTAGACACACTCCGGCGCATAATGAATACATACATCATATTACACAACatgattgttgaagatgaacgTGCCAcatatggtgaaaattttgatttttcttaTGATCATTTGAACAATGACCTAACAATATTGCCGAACGATTCTAATATTGATTTTCAAGAGTTTCTACGTAGAAGATTTGATGTTCGTGACAAACAAATTCATCGGCGACTTCAACAAGACTTGATAGAACACATATGA